One genomic window of Dehalococcoidia bacterium includes the following:
- a CDS encoding VOC family protein: MPQIIRLQHAAVTVPADGLETARKFYTEILGLREVPRPPELRERPGIWYSFGTTELHIQARPDAPRETGDRHPALIVDDIDAWRDRLSHHGIEIIDQPTIYNRRRFNVRDPFGNLLELMTEGDASP, encoded by the coding sequence TTGCCGCAAATCATTCGGCTCCAGCACGCTGCCGTCACCGTACCCGCCGATGGCCTCGAGACGGCGCGGAAGTTCTACACCGAGATCCTCGGCCTGCGCGAGGTGCCGCGCCCGCCGGAGCTGCGCGAACGTCCCGGCATCTGGTACTCGTTCGGCACGACGGAGCTGCACATTCAGGCACGCCCCGACGCGCCGCGCGAGACCGGCGATCGCCATCCCGCACTGATCGTCGATGACATCGACGCGTGGCGCGACCGCCTCTCGCATCACGGCATCGAGATCATCGACCAGCCGACGATCTACAACCGGCGGCGCTTCAACGTCCGCGATCCTTTCGGCAACCTGCTCGAGCTCATGACGGAAGGCGACGCCTCGCCGTGA
- a CDS encoding polyprenyl synthetase family protein — translation MTPGFAPPDLQRVDDALSRYRDPVLAGMRNALERPGVEHVRFMRYHLGFEDAEGKPAESTGGKMLRPALVLLACEAAGGDASRAMPAAVAIELLHNFSLIHDDIEDASETRHGRTTLWKLIGVQQAINAGDGLFVIAQRTLVDLADAGVPPARVLAASRMLNDACIALCEGQYADINFERRDRISQNEYEAMIAGKTAALIGASTGIGAIAGGADDATVAALAMCGIRLGMAFQIQDDVLGIWGEASETGKSAADDIRARKKSFPVVFTFDHLEGAALEKLERIYASPAPSDAAVADVLTLFDSVRARQAATSMAEQWATQAIESLRPLELNPDRREEIEALASFFVHRRS, via the coding sequence GTGACGCCCGGATTCGCCCCGCCAGACCTGCAGCGCGTCGATGATGCGCTGTCGCGGTACCGCGACCCCGTCCTCGCCGGCATGCGCAACGCGCTCGAACGCCCGGGCGTCGAACATGTGCGATTCATGCGATATCACCTCGGCTTCGAGGACGCGGAGGGCAAGCCGGCCGAATCGACCGGCGGCAAGATGCTGCGTCCCGCCCTAGTACTGCTCGCCTGCGAGGCCGCAGGCGGCGATGCCTCCCGCGCGATGCCCGCCGCCGTCGCCATCGAACTGCTGCACAACTTCTCATTGATCCACGATGACATCGAAGACGCGAGCGAGACACGCCACGGCCGCACCACGCTCTGGAAGCTCATCGGCGTTCAGCAAGCGATCAACGCCGGCGACGGACTGTTCGTGATCGCCCAGCGCACGCTGGTCGATCTTGCGGACGCCGGCGTGCCGCCCGCACGCGTGCTCGCGGCATCGCGCATGCTCAACGACGCTTGCATCGCGCTGTGTGAAGGCCAGTACGCGGACATCAACTTCGAACGGCGCGACCGCATCTCGCAAAACGAGTACGAGGCCATGATCGCCGGCAAGACGGCAGCGCTCATCGGCGCATCCACCGGCATCGGCGCCATCGCCGGCGGCGCCGATGACGCGACCGTCGCGGCGCTTGCGATGTGCGGCATCCGCCTCGGCATGGCCTTCCAGATCCAGGATGACGTGCTCGGCATCTGGGGCGAAGCGTCCGAGACGGGAAAGTCCGCCGCGGACGATATCCGCGCCAGAAAGAAATCGTTCCCGGTCGTCTTCACGTTCGACCACCTCGAAGGCGCCGCGCTCGAAAAGCTCGAGCGCATCTACGCATCGCCGGCGCCCTCCGACGCCGCCGTCGCCGACGTGCTCACCCTGTTCGACTCCGTCCGCGCCCGCCAGGCGGCAACGTCGATGGCGGAACAATGGGCGACGCAGGCCATCGAGTCGCTACGCCCGCTGGAACTCAACCCGGACCGCCGCGAAGAGATCGAGGCGCTCGCGTCGTTCTTCGTCCACCGCCGGTCGTGA